A single Nitrosospira multiformis ATCC 25196 DNA region contains:
- the fliQ gene encoding flagellar biosynthesis protein FliQ: MTPESVMTLGQKAMEVTLMVSAPLLLAALATGLLVSIFQAATQINEMTLSFIPKLVVLFAMLVLAGPWMLSVLLDYMRQVLEGIPGVIG; this comes from the coding sequence ATGACACCTGAAAGCGTAATGACACTCGGCCAGAAAGCAATGGAAGTTACCTTGATGGTTTCCGCTCCCTTGTTACTGGCCGCACTCGCCACCGGATTGCTGGTCAGCATCTTTCAGGCTGCTACCCAGATCAATGAGATGACTCTGTCTTTCATTCCCAAACTCGTGGTCCTGTTTGCCATGCTGGTGCTTGCAGGCCCGTGGATGCTTTCGGTGCTGCTCGACTATATGAGGCAGGTGCTGGAAGGAATTCCCGGAGTGATCGGATAG